One region of Nitrospinaceae bacterium genomic DNA includes:
- the nuoN-1_1 gene encoding NADH-quinone oxidoreductase subunit N, with amino-acid sequence MSLINFADMNWMALAPELTVLITALFVLMVGLNKTLNSNQYLSQTSLSGVMIALFFSVYLWGLAPTASNGETPEMFSNALLNDRFSQTFNIIFLLMSLFAIFGSVRYPQPDHENKAEYFSLVLFAVMGMMFLAKSGNLITAFISLEIFSVALYILCGFSAKHGTGRETPSTVDELSWETQASQESTVKYLLTGAFASAVLVYGMAMIYAGTGTTEIRLVGQLIRENPYSSNLLVYIGMALMFCGLGFKVSLVPFHSWTPDVYQGAPTPITGFMSVATKAAALALIARIFYIALPQFQEIWMPFLFGASVLTMLVGNIAAIFQDNLKRMLAYSGIAHAGYLLIGIVANSEEGVASILFYLAIYLFMNIGAFAVVFIMEGEGEEGNSIHRFKGLAKRNPRLAAAMSLFMVSLAGFPPTAGFFGKFYVFVAAIKSGYILITVLAVVASVISVYFYLRVIVMMYFHEEEGDVPFTINKGMGAIVMVSTVAILLLGIFPSALMQLALDSIPF; translated from the coding sequence ATGAGTCTCATCAATTTTGCTGACATGAACTGGATGGCCCTGGCACCGGAACTCACGGTGCTGATCACGGCGCTGTTCGTCCTGATGGTGGGGCTCAATAAGACCCTCAACTCAAACCAATACCTTTCCCAGACTTCGCTTTCCGGGGTGATGATCGCGCTGTTTTTCTCCGTTTACCTTTGGGGTCTGGCGCCGACGGCTTCCAACGGGGAAACTCCGGAAATGTTCAGCAATGCGCTGCTCAACGACCGGTTTTCCCAGACCTTCAACATCATTTTTCTGCTCATGTCGCTGTTCGCGATCTTTGGATCGGTGCGTTACCCGCAACCGGACCACGAAAACAAGGCCGAATACTTCTCTTTGGTCTTATTCGCGGTGATGGGAATGATGTTTCTGGCAAAATCAGGCAACCTGATCACCGCGTTTATTTCGCTGGAGATTTTTTCCGTGGCGCTTTACATCCTGTGCGGATTTTCAGCAAAACACGGCACGGGACGCGAAACGCCATCCACCGTCGATGAACTTTCCTGGGAAACTCAGGCTTCTCAGGAATCGACGGTTAAATATCTGCTGACCGGGGCCTTCGCCTCGGCAGTCCTGGTTTACGGAATGGCTATGATCTATGCGGGAACGGGAACCACGGAGATTCGTCTGGTCGGTCAACTGATCCGGGAAAACCCTTACAGTTCGAACCTGCTGGTCTATATCGGGATGGCGCTGATGTTTTGCGGGCTGGGATTCAAGGTATCGCTGGTGCCTTTTCACTCGTGGACGCCTGACGTTTACCAGGGCGCTCCAACACCGATCACCGGATTTATGTCCGTTGCCACCAAAGCGGCGGCGCTCGCTCTCATCGCGAGGATTTTCTACATCGCCCTGCCGCAATTCCAGGAAATCTGGATGCCGTTCCTGTTCGGCGCATCCGTCCTGACGATGCTGGTCGGCAACATCGCGGCGATTTTTCAGGACAACTTAAAACGCATGCTGGCCTATTCCGGCATCGCCCATGCCGGTTATCTTTTGATCGGCATCGTGGCCAACAGTGAGGAAGGTGTTGCCAGTATCCTGTTTTATCTGGCGATTTACCTGTTCATGAACATCGGCGCGTTTGCCGTGGTGTTCATCATGGAGGGTGAAGGTGAAGAAGGCAACTCGATTCACCGCTTCAAGGGGCTGGCCAAGCGCAATCCCCGGTTGGCGGCGGCGATGAGCCTGTTCATGGTTTCCCTGGCGGGTTTCCCCCCGACGGCTGGCTTTTTCGGTAAGTTTTACGTGTTTGTCGCCGCCATCAAATCCGGGTACATTCTGATAACGGTCCTGGCGGTCGTCGCCAGCGTGATCTCAGTGTATTTCTATCTGCGCGTGATCGTGATGATGTATTTTCACGAAGAAGAGGGTGATGTCCCTTTCACCATCAACAAAGGCATGGGCGCCATTGTCATGGTGAGCACCGTGGCTATTCTTCTACTTGGCATTTTCCCCTCCGCACTCATGCAACTCGCCCTCGATTCCATTCCGTTCTAA
- the dtd gene encoding D-aminoacyl-tRNA deacylase, with protein MQVDGEEIAKISNGLLVLFGAEQGDAISRSDFLAEKTVNLRIFADGAGKMNLSCRDIGGEILVVSQFTLAGDCSKGRRPGFDKAARPQDAETLYLRYIEALTENGCRVATGKFAADMQVELINDGPVTFILD; from the coding sequence GTGCAGGTGGATGGCGAGGAAATAGCTAAAATAAGCAATGGTCTTCTGGTGCTTTTTGGCGCGGAACAGGGTGATGCCATCTCAAGATCCGATTTTTTGGCCGAAAAAACCGTCAACCTGCGCATTTTCGCCGACGGTGCCGGCAAGATGAACCTGTCTTGCAGGGATATCGGCGGAGAAATTCTCGTGGTTTCCCAGTTCACCCTGGCGGGAGACTGTTCCAAGGGCCGCCGTCCGGGGTTCGATAAAGCCGCGCGCCCACAGGATGCCGAGACGTTATACTTACGCTACATCGAAGCCCTCACCGAAAACGGATGCCGTGTCGCCACCGGAAAGTTCGCCGCCGACATGCAGGTGGAACTCATCAACGACGGACCCGTGACGTTTATTTTGGATTGA